A section of the Apostichopus japonicus isolate 1M-3 chromosome 1, ASM3797524v1, whole genome shotgun sequence genome encodes:
- the LOC139962448 gene encoding galactosylceramide sulfotransferase-like: MARSIMSSLACLSGIVVMSTVLISSYLFMNAGPPRKSVHLIPNIQYSGEKRFVANRLYDEDNDQIRNDEWMQEFVLKGDIAQSHRQLAKEAARKFDLASASLPDSEDDYVEKEELDGRLSEPWKKIIPKEEAKKPVVPKLFAAVSKQHSAKLSNSSQLQAGKRNSKSDENSAKICKPLTSVAMIKTHKCSSSTLQNILFRKAEDLELSIAIPRESVYFGSPSFFSRRFIFLDFGQKKYNIMASHMRFKSLKDVEEVMAPGAKYITILRDPAKQFESIFTYYGWRMRFKADLHRFLQRPDRYFQLFEPRSTRVAGRNPMCYDNGLDARRLTPGNGRLDSFIDILDNWYDLVLIAEHFDESLILLKDLMCWTLDDVVYFSQNARNNKSVVPLSRADTAAIRSWNWADQKLYAHFNKTLWERIEIFGRDRMDQELQLLAAKNQALSKDCIGKVMEQGDKRMWYPPGIKVNSFIVNENATHKQLCEQLTQPELDYLHKFRNNLIKAFQRQKAIS, translated from the exons ATGGCCCGGTCCATTATGAGTAGCTTGGCATGCTTGAGCGGTATCGTGGTCATGTCGACGGTCCTCATCAGCTCGTACCTGTTCATGAACGCCGGCCCTCCTAGAAAGTCAGTTCATTTGATCCCGAACATACAATACTCAGGGGAGAA GAGATTTGTCGCCAACCGCCTCTACGACGAGGATAACGACCAAATCAGAAATGATGAGTGGATGCAGGAATTTGTCTTGAAAGGAGACATTGCCCAATCTCACCGTCAACTAGCAAAGGAGGCAGCCCGGAAATTTGACCTAGCGTCGGCCAGCCTCCCGGACAGCGAAGATGATTACGTAGAAAAGGAAGAACTGGATGGCCGATTGAGTGAACCCTGGAAAAAAATTATTCCGAAAGAGGAAGCAAAAAAACCTGTCGTGCCAAAACTCTTTGCTGCCGTTAGCAAGCAGCATTCTGCAAAGCTTTCAAACTCATCGCAATTGCAAGCAGGAAAGCGTAACAGTAAATCTGACGAGAATTCGGCCAAAATCTGTAAGCCTTTGACCAGTGTGGCCATGATCAAAACTCATAAATGTAGCAGCTCAACTCTGCAAAACATACTCTTCCGGAAGGCAGAAGATTTGGAGTTGAGTATCGCCATTCCTAGGGAGAGCGTCTACTTTGGCAGCCCGTCGTTTTTCAGTCGGAGGTTCATATTTTTAGACTTCGGTCAGAAGAAGTACAACATCATGGCCAGTCACATGAGATTTAAGAGTCTGAAAG ATGTGGAAGAGGTGATGGCCCCCGGGGCGAAATACATCACCATCTTACGTGATCCTGCCAAACAGTTTGAAAGTATTTTCACGTATTACGGATGGAGGATGCGGTTCAAAGCAGATTTACATCGATTTCTCCAGCGACCGGACCggtattttcaattatttgagCCCAGGTCCACGCGAGTCGCTGGCCGCAATCCCATGTGCTACGACAACGGTTTGGACGCTAGACGTTTAACGCCGGGCAATGGGAGATTGGACTCCTTCATCGATATTTTAGACAATTGGTACGACTTAGTCCTAATCGCAGAACACTTTGATGAATCTCTCATCTTGTTGAAAGATCTCATGTGTTGGACGTTAGACGATGTGGTCTATTTCAGTCAGAATGCCCGGAACAACAAATCGGTGGTACCCCTGTCCCGGGCCGATACGGCTGCGATACGCAGCTGGAACTGGGCCGACCAAAAACTCTACGCTCACTTTAACAAAACTCTCTGGGAGAGGATCGAGATCTTCGGCAGAGATCGTATGGACCAAGAGCTACAGTTGTTGGCTGCGAAGAACCAAGCTCTGTCGAAGGATTGCATTGGTAAAGTCATGGAGCAAGGTGATAAACGGATGTGGTACCCCCCGGGCATCAAGGTCAATAGCTTCATAGTCAACGAAAATGCAACTCATAAACAATTATGCGAACAACTCACACAGCCCGAACTTGACTACCTTCACAAATTCAGGAACAATTTAATAAAAGCTTTCCAGAGACAAAAAGCTATTAGTTGA
- the LOC139962217 gene encoding uncharacterized protein isoform X1, producing MPSFSQCIVQTCATATRKIHCQRRGFQRLCGLVTVVILIYTFYLFKYKDQQQITLKDTTPNRSIIEAQSKAITTASLYRTTVREALVIEHLLNVSTLSHHGEEEEKEEEEEEEEARRECQPGHNVIMIKTHKSGSSTLQNILLRMAENNHLRVALPKEGVYLNDFQRFQRDVIYLDDGMKKYNVMASHMKVTASDFPAITGLMENGTKWLSVMRNPVKQFESLYTYYGWHNNFHVGLHDFLKYPVNYFAPFHTSTGRVSSRNPMCYDNGLDARFLEAGNPAVERFISLLDSQLDLVLIADYFDESLVLLKDILCWSLEDVAYMVSNSRIKESIVELTPKEEQAIKEWNWADQLLYQHFNRTLHEKIDAFGRDKMVEEVGKLQRLKESLKADCVREKLTSGDKRVWYPQGVKVNSFIANPDARDPYLCSQLCRPELEYLDKMRRIMDAGDGRDRSNQQAVSSSKDNKSNNVQSPNKEESLAAVIVLPKTVDSGIKSTDTGNETRSQIVLEGKERGVNGVSEGGAGLPKADVRSNHSTELGTKELQSKSCMPLDRVVMIKTHKCSSSTLQNILLRRGEDRDVSIAIPMEGVYFSQVYPFNRRFIFMDDGKRKYDIMASHMKFDLGKFQDLKNVMNAGTKYLTILRDPAEQYESMYTYYGYHGRFGADLHTFLLHPDLYFANREQRQSLQAGRNPMCQDNGFNARFVKPGDTSAEMFISALDKWHDLVLIADHFDESLILLKDMMCWELDDVAYLKQNARSKDSVVSLTGVEREAIRRWNWADTLLYEHFNRTLWERVAAYGNERMAKDVAALRDRNEELSKDCVSRTMDRSDPRMWYPAGIKVNSFQLNDKAKNPHLCSQLTLPELKYLQKLRSRRSERG from the exons ATGCCCTCCTTCAGCCAGTGTATTGTACAAACTTGTGCAACTGCGACTCGTAAAATTCACTGTCAGAGAAGAGGTTTCCAAAGATTATGTGGCTTAGTGACAGTGGTCATCctcatatatacattttatcTCTTTAAATACAAAGATCAACAACAGATCACCTTGAAAGATACAACACCGAATAG ATCAATCATTGAAGCTCAGAGCAAAGCAATAACCACTGCCAGTTTATATAGGACTACAGTCAGGGAAGCTTTAGTTATTGAACATTTGTTGAATGTGTCGACTTTGTCGCATCATGGGGAggaggaagaaaaagaagaagaagaagaagaagaagaagccaGAAGAGAATGTCAACCCGGTCACAACGTGATCATGATAAAGACACACAAAAGTGGTAGCTCTACATTGCAGAACATTCTACTGCGTATGGCAGAGAATAACCATCTTCGGGTGGCTCTCCCTAAAGAGGGGGTCTACCTGAACGATTTCCAACGATTTCAACGGGATGTGATTTACCTGGACGACGGAATGAAAAAGTACAACGTAATGGCAAGCCACATGAAAGTGACCGCTTCGGATTTCCCTG CCATAACGGGACTCATGGAGAATGGCACAAAATGGCTGTCTGTAATGCGTAACCCCGTCAAACAGTTTGAGAGCCTCTACACATACTACGGGTGGCATAATAACTTCCATGTTGGCCTTCACGACTTTTTGAAATATCCAGTGAACTATTTTGCACCTTTCCACACCAGCACAGGCCGAGTGAGCAGCCGGAATCCAATGTGCTATGATAACGGGTTGGACGCTCGTTTCCTCGAAGCTGGGAACCCTGCCGTCGAGAGGTTCATCTCCCTTCTGGACAGTCAGCTGGACCTGGTTCTGATAGCGGACTATTTCGACGAGTCGCTCGTACTTTTGAAGGATATCTTGTGCTGGTCTCTCGAGGATGTGGCATACATGGTTTCCAACTCTAGGATAAAAGAATCCATCGTGGAGCTCACCCCAAAAGAAGAACAGGCCATCAAGGAGTGGAACTGGGCAGATCAGTTACTCTATCAACACTTCAACAGAACGTTGCACGAAAAGATTGACGCCTTTGGCCGAGACAAGATGGTGGAGGAGGTAGGAAAGCTGCAGCGTCTGAAGGAGAGCCTGAAGGCAGACTGTGTCAGGGAGAAGCTCACGTCTGGAGACAAGAGGGTTTGGTACCCACAAGGTGTTAAAGTCAACAGTTTTATAGCTAACCCAGATGCCAGAGACCCGTACCTGTGCAGCCAGCTCTGCAGACCGGAGCTTGAGTACCTCGATAAGATGAGACGGATCATGGATGCTGGAGATGGTCGTGACCGTAGCAACCAGCAGGCAGTCTCATCTTCCAAAGATAACAAGTCGAACAATGTGCAAAGCCCAAACAAAGAGGAAAGTTTAGCTGCTGTTATAGTACTACCTAAGACAGTCGACAGTGGTATTAAGAGCACAGACACAGGGAATGAAACACGGTCACAGATTGTGCTGGAAGGGAAGGAGAGGGGTGTTAACGGTGTGTCCGAGGGTGGGGCAGGTCTACCGAAAGCAGACGTAAGATCGAACCATTCAACGGAACTGGGAACGAAAGAGCTCCAATCCAAATCGTGCATGCCACTGGATAGGGTCGTCATGATCAAAACTCACAAATGTAGCAGTTCAACGCTGCAGAATATTTTGCTGAGGAGGGGGGAGGACCGCGACGTCTCCATCGCAATTCCCATGGAAGGGGTCTATTTCAGTCAAGTCTACCCGTTCAACAGAAGGTTCATATTCATGGACGATGGGAAGAGAAAGTACGACATCATGGCAAGTCACATGAAATTTGATCTCGGCAAATTCCAAG ATCTCAAAAATGTGATGAATGCTGGCACAAAGTATCTGACGATACTTCGAGATCCGGCCGAGCAGTACGAGAGTATGTACACCTATTACGGTTATCACGGCCGCTTCGGAGCGGATCTCCACACATTTCTACTCCATCCCGATCTCTACTTCGCAAACCGGGAGCAACGACAGTCCTTGCAGGCCGGACGGAATCCAATGTGCCAGGATAACGGCTTCAACGCCCGTTTTGTGAAACCTGGTGACACCTCCGCGGAGATGTTCATTTCTGCTCTGGACAAGTGGCACGATCTGGTCCTGATAGCTGATCACTTTGACGAATCTCTGATCCTGCTGAAAGACATGATGTGCTGGGAGCTGGACGATGTAGCGTACCTAAAACAGAACGCCAGAAGTAAAGACTCTGTGGTCTCGCTCACGGGCGTGGAGCGGGAGGCGATCCGGCGCTGGAACTGGGCGGACACTTTACTGTACGAGCACTTCAACAGGACCCTGTGGGAGAGAGTGGCGGCGTATGGAAACGAGAGGATGGCCAAAGACGTGGCGGCGCTGAGAGACAGAAACGAAGAACTCTCAAAGGACTGTGTTTCCAGAACGATGGATCGAAGCGATCCCAGGATGTGGTATCCAGCGGGGATCAAGGTCAACAGTTTTCAGTTGAATGACAAAGCTAAAAATCCACATTTATGTAGTCAGTTGACCTTGCCAGAGCTGAAATATCTGCAAAAACTTCGATCAAGACGTTCTGAAAGAGGCTAG
- the LOC139962217 gene encoding uncharacterized protein isoform X2: MIKTHKSGSSTLQNILLRMAENNHLRVALPKEGVYLNDFQRFQRDVIYLDDGMKKYNVMASHMKVTASDFPAITGLMENGTKWLSVMRNPVKQFESLYTYYGWHNNFHVGLHDFLKYPVNYFAPFHTSTGRVSSRNPMCYDNGLDARFLEAGNPAVERFISLLDSQLDLVLIADYFDESLVLLKDILCWSLEDVAYMVSNSRIKESIVELTPKEEQAIKEWNWADQLLYQHFNRTLHEKIDAFGRDKMVEEVGKLQRLKESLKADCVREKLTSGDKRVWYPQGVKVNSFIANPDARDPYLCSQLCRPELEYLDKMRRIMDAGDGRDRSNQQAVSSSKDNKSNNVQSPNKEESLAAVIVLPKTVDSGIKSTDTGNETRSQIVLEGKERGVNGVSEGGAGLPKADVRSNHSTELGTKELQSKSCMPLDRVVMIKTHKCSSSTLQNILLRRGEDRDVSIAIPMEGVYFSQVYPFNRRFIFMDDGKRKYDIMASHMKFDLGKFQDLKNVMNAGTKYLTILRDPAEQYESMYTYYGYHGRFGADLHTFLLHPDLYFANREQRQSLQAGRNPMCQDNGFNARFVKPGDTSAEMFISALDKWHDLVLIADHFDESLILLKDMMCWELDDVAYLKQNARSKDSVVSLTGVEREAIRRWNWADTLLYEHFNRTLWERVAAYGNERMAKDVAALRDRNEELSKDCVSRTMDRSDPRMWYPAGIKVNSFQLNDKAKNPHLCSQLTLPELKYLQKLRSRRSERG; encoded by the exons ATGATAAAGACACACAAAAGTGGTAGCTCTACATTGCAGAACATTCTACTGCGTATGGCAGAGAATAACCATCTTCGGGTGGCTCTCCCTAAAGAGGGGGTCTACCTGAACGATTTCCAACGATTTCAACGGGATGTGATTTACCTGGACGACGGAATGAAAAAGTACAACGTAATGGCAAGCCACATGAAAGTGACCGCTTCGGATTTCCCTG CCATAACGGGACTCATGGAGAATGGCACAAAATGGCTGTCTGTAATGCGTAACCCCGTCAAACAGTTTGAGAGCCTCTACACATACTACGGGTGGCATAATAACTTCCATGTTGGCCTTCACGACTTTTTGAAATATCCAGTGAACTATTTTGCACCTTTCCACACCAGCACAGGCCGAGTGAGCAGCCGGAATCCAATGTGCTATGATAACGGGTTGGACGCTCGTTTCCTCGAAGCTGGGAACCCTGCCGTCGAGAGGTTCATCTCCCTTCTGGACAGTCAGCTGGACCTGGTTCTGATAGCGGACTATTTCGACGAGTCGCTCGTACTTTTGAAGGATATCTTGTGCTGGTCTCTCGAGGATGTGGCATACATGGTTTCCAACTCTAGGATAAAAGAATCCATCGTGGAGCTCACCCCAAAAGAAGAACAGGCCATCAAGGAGTGGAACTGGGCAGATCAGTTACTCTATCAACACTTCAACAGAACGTTGCACGAAAAGATTGACGCCTTTGGCCGAGACAAGATGGTGGAGGAGGTAGGAAAGCTGCAGCGTCTGAAGGAGAGCCTGAAGGCAGACTGTGTCAGGGAGAAGCTCACGTCTGGAGACAAGAGGGTTTGGTACCCACAAGGTGTTAAAGTCAACAGTTTTATAGCTAACCCAGATGCCAGAGACCCGTACCTGTGCAGCCAGCTCTGCAGACCGGAGCTTGAGTACCTCGATAAGATGAGACGGATCATGGATGCTGGAGATGGTCGTGACCGTAGCAACCAGCAGGCAGTCTCATCTTCCAAAGATAACAAGTCGAACAATGTGCAAAGCCCAAACAAAGAGGAAAGTTTAGCTGCTGTTATAGTACTACCTAAGACAGTCGACAGTGGTATTAAGAGCACAGACACAGGGAATGAAACACGGTCACAGATTGTGCTGGAAGGGAAGGAGAGGGGTGTTAACGGTGTGTCCGAGGGTGGGGCAGGTCTACCGAAAGCAGACGTAAGATCGAACCATTCAACGGAACTGGGAACGAAAGAGCTCCAATCCAAATCGTGCATGCCACTGGATAGGGTCGTCATGATCAAAACTCACAAATGTAGCAGTTCAACGCTGCAGAATATTTTGCTGAGGAGGGGGGAGGACCGCGACGTCTCCATCGCAATTCCCATGGAAGGGGTCTATTTCAGTCAAGTCTACCCGTTCAACAGAAGGTTCATATTCATGGACGATGGGAAGAGAAAGTACGACATCATGGCAAGTCACATGAAATTTGATCTCGGCAAATTCCAAG ATCTCAAAAATGTGATGAATGCTGGCACAAAGTATCTGACGATACTTCGAGATCCGGCCGAGCAGTACGAGAGTATGTACACCTATTACGGTTATCACGGCCGCTTCGGAGCGGATCTCCACACATTTCTACTCCATCCCGATCTCTACTTCGCAAACCGGGAGCAACGACAGTCCTTGCAGGCCGGACGGAATCCAATGTGCCAGGATAACGGCTTCAACGCCCGTTTTGTGAAACCTGGTGACACCTCCGCGGAGATGTTCATTTCTGCTCTGGACAAGTGGCACGATCTGGTCCTGATAGCTGATCACTTTGACGAATCTCTGATCCTGCTGAAAGACATGATGTGCTGGGAGCTGGACGATGTAGCGTACCTAAAACAGAACGCCAGAAGTAAAGACTCTGTGGTCTCGCTCACGGGCGTGGAGCGGGAGGCGATCCGGCGCTGGAACTGGGCGGACACTTTACTGTACGAGCACTTCAACAGGACCCTGTGGGAGAGAGTGGCGGCGTATGGAAACGAGAGGATGGCCAAAGACGTGGCGGCGCTGAGAGACAGAAACGAAGAACTCTCAAAGGACTGTGTTTCCAGAACGATGGATCGAAGCGATCCCAGGATGTGGTATCCAGCGGGGATCAAGGTCAACAGTTTTCAGTTGAATGACAAAGCTAAAAATCCACATTTATGTAGTCAGTTGACCTTGCCAGAGCTGAAATATCTGCAAAAACTTCGATCAAGACGTTCTGAAAGAGGCTAG